A portion of the Krasilnikovia cinnamomea genome contains these proteins:
- a CDS encoding CDP-alcohol phosphatidyltransferase family protein, whose product MGQRLPLREIRERTYKTRDAWWTVLLVDPLAVRLVRLVAPYRRITPNVLTGIATLVGLASAACFAMQDRPWLVAGALLFHLSFVIDCMDGKIARLNGTGSLFGAWYDFVFDRLRMFACTVALMGGQYAKTGEPVYLWILVAVTFLDLFRYLNGSQMAKVRRAMRVQLDDARGLPRAAEVTGQPDQWPDNWRARLRATLRRYRIRPHLVSGIEFEMAVCIIAPLTGWIVGVPIVAGVLLMGFEFLLVAKLWRATRKFPRQLAKVQAAHGVRDTAPDAPRTPAQEGIAPTADEAMRAVDETAADENDDLEFTARS is encoded by the coding sequence ATGGGGCAACGGTTGCCGCTGCGGGAGATCCGCGAACGCACGTACAAGACGCGCGACGCGTGGTGGACCGTCCTGCTCGTGGATCCGTTGGCCGTTCGTCTGGTGCGGCTGGTTGCACCGTACCGGCGGATCACCCCGAACGTACTGACCGGCATCGCCACTCTGGTCGGCCTCGCCTCGGCCGCGTGCTTCGCGATGCAGGACCGGCCGTGGCTGGTGGCGGGCGCGCTGCTGTTCCACCTCAGCTTCGTGATCGACTGCATGGACGGCAAGATCGCCCGGCTCAATGGCACGGGTTCGCTCTTCGGCGCCTGGTACGACTTCGTCTTCGACCGGCTGCGCATGTTCGCCTGCACGGTCGCGCTGATGGGCGGCCAGTACGCCAAGACCGGCGAGCCGGTCTACCTCTGGATCCTGGTCGCGGTCACCTTCCTCGACCTGTTCCGCTACCTCAACGGCTCGCAGATGGCCAAGGTGCGCCGGGCCATGCGGGTGCAGCTGGACGACGCCCGCGGCCTGCCCCGGGCGGCCGAGGTGACCGGCCAGCCGGACCAGTGGCCGGACAACTGGCGCGCCCGCCTGCGCGCCACGCTGCGCCGGTACCGCATCCGCCCGCACCTGGTGAGCGGCATCGAGTTCGAGATGGCCGTGTGCATCATCGCCCCGCTGACCGGCTGGATCGTCGGCGTGCCGATCGTCGCCGGGGTCCTCCTGATGGGCTTCGAGTTCCTGCTGGTGGCCAAGCTGTGGCGGGCCACCCGGAAGTTCCCGCGCCAGCTCGCCAAGGTGCAGGCGGCACACGGCGTCCGCGACACCGCCCCGGACGCGCCGCGGACCCCGGCCCAGGAGGGGATCGCCCCGACCGCGGACGAGGCCATGCGGGCCGTGGACGAGACCGCCGCGGACGAGAACGACGACCTGGAGTTCACCGCCCGGAGCTGA